One window of Botrimarina mediterranea genomic DNA carries:
- a CDS encoding dockerin type I domain-containing protein: MNLTVQKALAVAVSLVASGNAGAENPSRIYAYDMSGSSSTSRALMASLTGIVAKSSPEVHMAFRGSAPSGGAAFWLDRYIEDNPGATVEWQSNPLWFINRYKGQLSGYVLYDASTINQATSVSGALGVLMVDQSQLAGPIGAALTQAGLNLVEDVRGKSSDWVYDTYSQHFNRDLIYRQQPNKEFQLRSHAVLNAGFVFDETGATRDRFLAGQNDHSLVLGWGHQNDEGEFFASASANNLMTVPADHLQSAASTSRWEAAIPPRPAKADPQTPTNPNAHYVAFVMSDGDNAQWLTNDFATGDRWFGSPHRGDFPMTFDLTPALADVNPTALKHLYDEAAGDEAATSFVTAGGYGINYPSGLSDVAGFVEATVASMQRVDHNIISVLDVAYDRAALNALADRPEIDGVMFKTNSGGYADNNGDLYFRGDTPVMSVRHTLWDGITTPNSLLNSLNNAPRQATTNGASYSIVNVHPWSSSAAGGGLGDPMSNVDYIVKNLDPGVQVVTLDELFLHLRKNRATLVGQGVSDNLIGNPDFELLDPADPSRPSAWSYATGAGVTELLSSMDSDGVGSRAAAINAASADWRSNSVEVEPAADFLFTFDFKFVGVVDGDGFRADARFFTAAGGEAAAFAGESVAFLDAADYADGEWHTYVINTQSPPNAGFADVRFSTYFGPFGGGQVIIDNVNLRPLVGVSGDYNGDGVVDAADYTVWRDALGRKVSPGASADGDRNGRVEQEDYEVWRAAYGSRSTDAASVPEPNALTLATIQIVYNALRCLRAR, from the coding sequence GCTACATCGAAGACAACCCTGGCGCGACGGTGGAGTGGCAGAGCAACCCCCTCTGGTTCATCAACCGCTATAAGGGCCAGCTAAGCGGCTACGTGCTCTACGACGCATCCACGATCAATCAAGCGACGAGCGTCTCGGGCGCCCTCGGCGTGCTGATGGTTGACCAGTCGCAACTCGCCGGCCCGATCGGTGCGGCGTTGACGCAGGCCGGGCTCAACCTGGTCGAAGACGTTCGCGGCAAGAGCAGCGATTGGGTCTACGACACCTACTCGCAGCACTTTAATCGCGACTTGATCTACCGCCAGCAGCCCAACAAGGAGTTCCAGCTGCGGAGTCACGCCGTTCTGAACGCAGGGTTCGTCTTCGACGAGACCGGCGCCACCCGCGACCGATTCTTGGCGGGACAAAACGATCACTCGCTGGTCCTGGGTTGGGGGCATCAGAACGACGAAGGGGAATTCTTCGCCTCCGCCTCCGCCAACAACCTGATGACGGTCCCGGCAGATCATCTCCAGTCGGCCGCCTCCACCTCGCGGTGGGAGGCCGCCATCCCGCCGCGACCCGCCAAGGCAGACCCCCAAACGCCCACCAATCCGAACGCTCACTACGTCGCTTTCGTGATGAGCGACGGCGACAACGCCCAGTGGCTCACGAACGATTTTGCCACCGGCGACCGGTGGTTTGGCTCGCCCCACCGCGGCGACTTCCCCATGACTTTCGATCTGACTCCCGCGCTCGCGGACGTCAACCCGACGGCGCTGAAGCACCTCTACGACGAAGCGGCGGGCGACGAGGCCGCGACCTCGTTCGTGACAGCAGGTGGGTACGGCATCAATTACCCCAGCGGCCTGTCGGACGTCGCGGGGTTTGTCGAAGCGACTGTCGCGTCGATGCAGCGGGTCGATCACAACATCATCTCGGTGCTAGACGTCGCCTACGATAGGGCCGCGCTGAACGCCCTCGCGGATCGCCCCGAGATCGACGGCGTCATGTTCAAGACCAACAGCGGGGGTTACGCCGACAACAACGGCGACCTCTATTTCCGCGGCGACACCCCTGTGATGTCGGTCCGCCACACCCTCTGGGACGGCATCACCACGCCCAATTCCTTGCTCAATTCGCTGAACAACGCACCGCGTCAGGCGACGACCAACGGCGCCTCTTACTCGATCGTGAACGTGCATCCCTGGTCGTCCAGCGCCGCAGGCGGGGGCCTCGGCGATCCGATGAGCAACGTCGATTACATCGTGAAGAACCTCGACCCGGGCGTGCAGGTGGTGACCCTCGACGAGCTCTTCCTCCATCTGCGAAAGAATCGGGCGACTCTTGTTGGCCAGGGGGTCAGCGACAACCTGATCGGGAACCCCGATTTCGAGCTGCTGGATCCGGCAGATCCGTCGCGCCCCTCGGCGTGGTCCTACGCCACGGGCGCGGGAGTAACGGAACTCTTGTCGTCGATGGATTCTGACGGGGTCGGAAGCCGCGCGGCGGCGATCAACGCGGCCTCGGCGGATTGGAGGTCCAATAGCGTGGAAGTCGAGCCCGCCGCTGATTTCCTCTTCACCTTTGATTTCAAGTTCGTAGGTGTTGTGGACGGCGACGGTTTCCGCGCCGACGCGAGGTTCTTCACCGCAGCCGGAGGCGAGGCCGCGGCGTTCGCCGGCGAGAGCGTCGCCTTCCTCGACGCGGCGGACTACGCCGACGGCGAGTGGCACACCTACGTAATCAACACCCAATCACCCCCGAACGCTGGCTTCGCCGACGTCCGGTTCAGCACCTACTTCGGGCCGTTCGGCGGGGGACAGGTAATCATCGACAACGTTAATCTGCGTCCGCTTGTCGGCGTGTCAGGGGACTACAACGGCGACGGTGTCGTCGACGCCGCCGATTACACCGTCTGGCGTGACGCGCTCGGTCGAAAAGTTTCTCCCGGCGCCTCTGCCGACGGTGACCGAAATGGCCGCGTTGAACAGGAAGACTACGAGGTGTGGCGAGCTGCCTACGGCTCGCGCTCCACCGACGCAGCGAGTGTCCCAGAGCCGAACGCCCTAACGCTCGCAACGATACAAATCGTGTACAACGCCCTCCGTTGCCTGCGTGCACGCTAG
- a CDS encoding DUF1559 domain-containing protein — protein sequence MYRKPLANPADEQGFTLVELLVVIAIIGILVALLLPAVQAAREAARRTQCVNQLKQMGLACQNLANTYNFFPTGGDKRWPNIENYVRGDNPNGPKTQGLGWAFQILPYLEENAIHGLTTQAALDEVTVGSYYCPSRRGPTRNTSGGGPSTFRMDYAAVTAGPPPLSYDAAGYYTAPGLAKFIYYGYTTDRDSPSKAKGPFEGVIVRTPYDIKDPNNPADDVAVSSWSVTRFAMITDGTSKTMLLSEKRLDPANYESSEYVWYDDRGWTDGWDPDVIRSTMYPMGPDTSPVAARGEYGSDDPGEDDRLAFSLGSAHAGGVNAVYADGSTHFVNYDIDRQLLNNLGNKADGQVSP from the coding sequence ATGTACAGGAAACCACTCGCCAATCCGGCTGACGAGCAGGGGTTCACGCTGGTGGAACTGCTGGTTGTCATCGCCATCATCGGCATTCTGGTGGCGTTGTTGTTGCCGGCGGTGCAGGCCGCGCGCGAGGCGGCCCGTCGGACGCAGTGCGTGAACCAGTTGAAGCAGATGGGCCTCGCTTGTCAGAACCTCGCCAATACCTACAACTTCTTCCCAACGGGCGGGGATAAGCGGTGGCCGAACATCGAGAACTACGTCCGTGGCGACAATCCGAATGGGCCGAAGACCCAGGGCCTGGGATGGGCTTTCCAGATCCTGCCGTACCTCGAAGAGAATGCGATCCATGGCCTCACGACGCAGGCCGCCCTCGATGAGGTGACGGTCGGGTCCTACTACTGTCCATCGCGTCGCGGGCCCACGCGAAACACATCGGGCGGCGGGCCATCCACTTTCCGCATGGACTACGCGGCCGTAACGGCGGGGCCACCCCCGCTGTCCTACGACGCCGCGGGCTACTACACGGCTCCCGGCTTGGCGAAGTTCATCTACTACGGCTACACGACGGACAGAGATTCACCCTCCAAAGCAAAGGGGCCGTTTGAGGGGGTGATCGTCCGGACGCCTTACGACATTAAAGACCCGAACAACCCGGCGGACGACGTCGCCGTCTCTTCCTGGTCCGTGACGCGCTTCGCGATGATCACGGATGGCACAAGTAAGACGATGCTGCTCTCGGAAAAACGTCTCGACCCTGCCAACTACGAGAGCAGCGAGTACGTCTGGTACGACGACCGTGGATGGACCGACGGCTGGGACCCGGATGTGATCCGTTCCACGATGTACCCGATGGGTCCGGACACCTCTCCCGTCGCGGCAAGGGGAGAGTACGGCTCGGACGATCCGGGCGAGGATGACCGTTTAGCTTTCAGCCTGGGGTCGGCCCACGCCGGGGGCGTCAACGCCGTCTACGCCGACGGGTCCACGCATTTCGTCAACTACGATATCGATCGCCAGTTATTGAATAACTTGGGCAATAAGGCCGACGGACAAGTTTCACCGTGA
- a CDS encoding sigma-70 family RNA polymerase sigma factor, with protein sequence MSRIDHTDEPYDEAGRAPALEDLVLQDEGDAAPSESQRQDDFIQLLTEAQPRLLAYISMLLGSVQEADNILQETNLILWKKSDQFHPGDSFAAWSRKIAYYKTLSFLRDRGRRRVMIDHGLLELAVKQVDHKGDERQLALRHCLSELDEGQLSLLRLRYTVGDPLAEISRSLGKSEGAVKMALRRVRLILMECISRRLEAEHA encoded by the coding sequence GTGAGCCGGATCGATCACACCGACGAGCCCTATGACGAGGCTGGACGAGCGCCCGCCCTTGAGGACTTGGTTCTTCAAGACGAAGGCGATGCCGCCCCTTCGGAGTCGCAACGGCAGGACGACTTTATCCAGCTCTTGACGGAGGCGCAGCCTCGACTGCTCGCCTATATCTCGATGCTGCTCGGAAGCGTGCAGGAGGCGGACAACATCCTGCAAGAGACGAACCTAATTCTCTGGAAGAAGTCGGACCAGTTCCACCCCGGGGATTCTTTCGCCGCGTGGTCTCGCAAGATCGCCTACTACAAGACGCTGAGCTTTCTGCGTGACCGCGGGCGACGCCGCGTAATGATCGACCATGGTCTCCTCGAACTGGCGGTCAAGCAGGTCGATCACAAGGGCGATGAGCGGCAACTCGCCCTGCGGCATTGCCTCTCAGAACTCGACGAGGGCCAGCTGAGTCTGCTACGGCTTCGCTATACGGTGGGTGATCCTCTGGCGGAGATCAGCCGGAGCCTGGGTAAGAGCGAGGGCGCGGTCAAGATGGCGCTGCGTCGTGTTCGACTCATCCTCATGGAGTGTATTAGCCGCCGCCTGGAGGCCGAACATGCCTGA
- a CDS encoding LamG-like jellyroll fold domain-containing protein, with the protein MPEPGKAVPRKAIKLISEIADGVADPGSFERLREMIAGDERVLQYYAEWMDVHARLHYDLGRGRYAPAVARQLSTSDEGALRSATTAERVDRSDRRLRLLIAIGATLAIAASLLIIAPVIVLPSPPGASVARHPEDHPDKRDLRDFRTKGFGEVAVIAESIDAEWKGLPLLRAGSPLSAQRLKLVRGVVQLEFVSGANVIVEAPAEFEIESPMSLSCTAGKFRTHVPQQAIGFVVHTPEQRVVDLGTEFAVEVGSGWTQVHVLDGEIRLEDPSPNGVTIRDGRILGVGQGVSRDSRGHEQPIVAANDRFIGRQQFSEMSNVATEERRKEWEATYNRQATNPDVLLCFGFEGAEPWERVLRQEGPGRVDRLEGAVVGCRWSEGRWPWKQALEFKRTSDRVRMNVPGEYDSVTFSCWIRVDGFDRWLSAIVLTDGHELGEPHWQFTETGQLLLGVKSGQKSSEYLSPSVLQLADLGRWLHLACVYDGPGGAVTHYVDGEAVHIQEIEQPTKLRFGDTEIGNWTSKGFLDHTVRSLNGRIDELILYKTALNELEVAELYQSGRP; encoded by the coding sequence ATGCCTGAGCCTGGCAAGGCAGTTCCCCGAAAGGCGATCAAACTGATCAGCGAGATCGCCGACGGCGTCGCGGACCCCGGCTCCTTCGAGCGTCTCCGCGAGATGATCGCGGGCGACGAACGGGTGCTCCAATACTACGCCGAATGGATGGACGTCCACGCCCGCCTGCACTACGACCTGGGTCGCGGACGGTACGCGCCGGCGGTTGCACGACAGCTGAGCACGAGCGACGAAGGCGCCCTGCGTAGTGCGACGACGGCGGAGCGAGTAGACCGCTCGGACCGTCGTCTGCGGCTACTGATTGCGATTGGGGCCACGCTTGCCATCGCCGCTTCTCTCCTGATCATCGCGCCGGTGATTGTGCTCCCCTCACCGCCAGGCGCGTCCGTGGCCCGCCACCCGGAAGACCACCCTGACAAGCGCGATCTTCGCGATTTTCGCACCAAGGGGTTCGGGGAGGTTGCGGTCATCGCCGAGTCAATTGACGCCGAATGGAAGGGGCTGCCGCTGCTGCGTGCAGGATCGCCTCTTTCGGCTCAACGCCTGAAGCTAGTCCGGGGAGTAGTGCAACTCGAATTCGTCAGCGGCGCGAACGTCATTGTCGAAGCGCCGGCCGAGTTCGAGATCGAATCGCCGATGAGCCTTTCGTGCACCGCCGGCAAGTTCCGGACGCACGTGCCGCAGCAGGCGATTGGCTTTGTCGTTCATACCCCCGAGCAACGCGTCGTCGACCTGGGCACTGAGTTCGCCGTCGAGGTGGGAAGCGGGTGGACCCAAGTGCACGTCCTCGATGGCGAGATTCGTCTTGAGGACCCCTCACCCAACGGCGTCACTATCCGCGACGGACGCATCCTTGGCGTTGGCCAGGGCGTCTCGCGCGACAGCCGAGGCCACGAACAACCGATCGTAGCCGCGAACGACCGATTTATCGGCCGCCAGCAGTTCTCCGAGATGTCGAACGTCGCAACCGAAGAACGGCGAAAGGAGTGGGAAGCGACCTATAATCGTCAAGCAACCAACCCCGACGTGCTGCTGTGCTTCGGTTTCGAAGGCGCCGAGCCTTGGGAGCGAGTGCTACGCCAAGAAGGGCCCGGGAGAGTCGACCGGCTGGAGGGCGCCGTTGTTGGCTGCCGCTGGTCCGAGGGGCGTTGGCCTTGGAAGCAAGCCCTCGAGTTCAAACGCACCAGCGACAGGGTGCGGATGAACGTCCCAGGCGAGTACGACTCGGTGACCTTCTCCTGCTGGATCCGAGTCGATGGCTTCGATCGATGGCTGAGCGCCATCGTCCTGACCGACGGCCATGAACTTGGCGAACCCCACTGGCAGTTTACCGAAACAGGACAGCTCTTGCTCGGCGTCAAGTCGGGCCAGAAGTCCTCGGAGTATCTATCTCCGAGCGTCTTGCAACTCGCCGACCTCGGCCGATGGCTCCATCTGGCCTGCGTCTACGATGGGCCAGGCGGTGCGGTCACTCACTACGTCGACGGCGAGGCGGTGCATATCCAAGAGATTGAGCAACCGACGAAGCTACGCTTCGGCGACACCGAGATCGGGAACTGGACTTCGAAAGGGTTCCTCGACCATACCGTGCGGAGCTTGAACGGACGGATCGACGAACTCATCCTGTACAAGACGGCGCTGAACGAGCTCGAGGTGGCCGAGCTCTATCAAAGCGGCCGTCCTTGA
- a CDS encoding GH92 family glycosyl hydrolase, with amino-acid sequence MLLVLCHPIAARCTQPDYADLASPLIGTDSTHDFSHGNTYPAVAAPFGMTFWTPRTGDASGWIYQYGAKRLRAFQATHQPSPWMGDYGNFGVMPFTGESTAELPTSAFSHGDEVSKPHLYAVTLEDSGVRAEMTATTRSAAMRFAFPKGKRAWVHFDAYSPGDFVIDKAAGTLKGVARKNNGGVAGDFGCRFVAKFSASIKSIDASPDKHWVAVEFEAPESGVIEARIGTSFIDHDQAALNLEREVGDKSFDDVVAANKDVWNKRLSVIEIEGATDDQRVTFYSNLYRALLFPRIFHEENAAGELVHYSPYNGKVEPGEMFADNGFWDTFRAVYPLMSIIDPEINAAMVRGWLNAYREGGWFPKWASPGYRDCMIGTHVESVIADALCKGIDDFDVETAFAGSLRDATEVGPHGGAGRKGIAAYLELGYVPCDETGEATARTLEFAYDDWCVAQIAERLGKDQAAATLRRRAANYRNVFDPEVGFMRGRLRSGVWRPGFEADEWGGPFTEGSSWHYSWSVLHDLPGLIELMGGDDAFVGKLDAMLAAEPTFGVGHYGGVIHEMTEMVACKMGQYAHGNQPVHHVLYLYNFAGAPWKTAAPVRQVVDTLYGPGPDGYCGDEDNGQMSAWYLFSTLGFYPVCPGKAGYAIGSPRFAKATIHLQNGKDFVIEAPDNSDDNLHVGSITMNGEPVSRSWVKHSEIAEGGVMTLKMQAEPNRDWATAEEDRPFGDWATD; translated from the coding sequence ATGTTGCTGGTGCTGTGCCATCCGATCGCGGCTAGGTGTACGCAACCCGACTACGCCGACCTCGCCAGCCCGCTGATCGGGACCGACTCGACGCACGACTTCTCGCACGGCAACACCTACCCCGCGGTGGCGGCGCCGTTCGGGATGACGTTCTGGACACCCCGCACGGGAGACGCCTCGGGCTGGATCTACCAGTACGGCGCCAAGCGGCTCCGCGCCTTCCAAGCGACGCACCAGCCGAGCCCCTGGATGGGCGACTACGGCAACTTTGGGGTGATGCCGTTCACGGGCGAATCGACGGCGGAACTGCCGACGTCGGCGTTCTCGCATGGCGATGAGGTCTCCAAACCGCACCTCTACGCCGTGACGCTCGAGGATTCGGGCGTGCGCGCCGAGATGACCGCGACGACGCGCTCGGCGGCGATGCGGTTTGCGTTCCCCAAGGGCAAGCGGGCGTGGGTCCACTTCGACGCCTACAGCCCCGGCGACTTCGTCATCGACAAGGCGGCCGGCACGCTGAAAGGCGTCGCCCGCAAGAACAACGGCGGCGTCGCCGGTGATTTCGGTTGCCGTTTCGTGGCGAAGTTCAGCGCGTCGATCAAGTCGATCGACGCGTCCCCCGACAAGCACTGGGTGGCGGTTGAGTTCGAGGCGCCCGAGTCGGGCGTCATCGAGGCCCGCATCGGCACGTCGTTCATCGACCACGATCAAGCGGCGCTCAACCTCGAGCGTGAAGTCGGCGACAAGTCGTTCGACGATGTGGTCGCCGCGAATAAGGACGTTTGGAACAAGCGGCTCTCGGTCATCGAGATCGAAGGCGCCACGGACGACCAGCGTGTGACGTTCTACTCAAACCTGTACCGGGCTCTGCTCTTCCCGCGGATCTTCCACGAAGAGAACGCCGCCGGCGAGCTGGTGCATTACAGCCCCTACAACGGCAAGGTCGAGCCGGGCGAGATGTTCGCTGACAACGGTTTCTGGGACACGTTCCGGGCCGTGTATCCGCTGATGTCGATCATCGACCCTGAGATCAACGCGGCGATGGTCCGCGGCTGGCTCAACGCCTATCGGGAAGGGGGCTGGTTCCCCAAGTGGGCGAGCCCCGGCTACCGCGATTGCATGATCGGCACGCACGTCGAGAGCGTGATCGCCGACGCGTTGTGCAAGGGGATCGACGACTTCGATGTCGAAACGGCTTTCGCGGGCTCGCTCCGTGACGCCACTGAAGTCGGACCTCACGGGGGCGCGGGACGCAAAGGGATCGCCGCTTACCTCGAGCTGGGGTACGTGCCCTGTGATGAAACGGGCGAAGCGACAGCTCGGACGCTCGAGTTCGCCTACGACGACTGGTGCGTCGCGCAAATCGCAGAACGGCTCGGCAAGGACCAAGCCGCTGCGACGCTGCGACGGCGCGCCGCGAACTACCGCAATGTCTTCGACCCCGAGGTCGGCTTCATGCGAGGGCGCCTCCGCAGTGGAGTTTGGCGGCCCGGCTTTGAAGCGGACGAGTGGGGAGGTCCCTTCACGGAGGGGAGCTCGTGGCACTACAGCTGGAGCGTGCTGCACGACCTGCCCGGCTTGATCGAGTTGATGGGCGGCGACGACGCGTTTGTCGGCAAGCTCGATGCGATGCTCGCCGCCGAGCCGACGTTCGGCGTCGGCCACTATGGCGGAGTGATCCACGAGATGACCGAGATGGTCGCCTGCAAGATGGGCCAGTACGCCCACGGCAACCAGCCGGTGCACCACGTGCTGTACCTCTACAACTTCGCCGGCGCCCCGTGGAAGACCGCGGCGCCCGTTCGGCAGGTCGTTGATACGCTCTATGGCCCCGGGCCCGACGGCTACTGCGGCGACGAGGACAACGGCCAGATGTCGGCGTGGTACCTGTTCAGCACGCTAGGCTTCTACCCCGTCTGCCCCGGCAAGGCGGGCTATGCGATCGGCAGCCCGCGGTTCGCCAAGGCGACGATCCATTTGCAGAACGGCAAGGACTTTGTGATCGAGGCGCCGGACAACTCGGACGACAACCTCCACGTCGGCTCAATCACGATGAACGGCGAGCCCGTCAGCCGTTCATGGGTCAAGCACAGCGAGATCGCCGAGGGCGGCGTGATGACGCTCAAGATGCAGGCCGAGCCGAACCGCGACTGGGCGACGGCCGAGGAAGACCGCCCGTTCGGCGATTGGGCCACTGACTGA
- a CDS encoding transposase, which yields MKISTNRLLSPAGAERFVMLPKRWSVERTFAWLMRYRRQSRDYKHNPHTSETMIYIAMTNFMSRRLARIKAI from the coding sequence TTGAAGATCTCCACCAACCGTCTGCTCAGTCCGGCGGGAGCCGAGCGGTTCGTCATGCTACCCAAGCGTTGGAGCGTAGAACGGACCTTCGCCTGGCTGATGCGGTACCGCCGCCAGAGCCGAGACTACAAGCACAATCCCCACACCAGCGAAACGATGATCTACATTGCCATGACCAACTTCATGTCACGACGACTGGCGAGGATCAAAGCAATTTGA
- a CDS encoding DUF3987 domain-containing protein, protein MAFCIFINPGDDRRVNLRCDHHKRLTAKLQAAIDRLYELHGANSSESEITPVVLTLSPGAKKLWVDFFTQHAEEQQALERDLGAAWSKLEGGTGRLALVLHMVDGTQGTDGPISQQSMQRAVKLMGWIKHETRRVYARLAESEDQRKDRELVERIQKNGGKINPREMQRGSREWPTADSAEGDLERLQGRGLREWEVNPPSGKGGRPGRVFYLKDHDGDVDGTYPPAEE, encoded by the coding sequence GTGGCGTTCTGCATATTCATCAACCCTGGCGACGATCGACGCGTCAACCTTCGCTGCGATCATCACAAGAGGCTCACCGCCAAGCTACAGGCGGCCATCGACCGCCTCTACGAGCTGCACGGGGCAAACAGTAGCGAGAGTGAGATCACGCCGGTGGTCCTGACGCTCTCCCCTGGCGCTAAGAAGTTGTGGGTCGACTTCTTCACGCAGCACGCCGAGGAGCAGCAGGCCTTGGAGAGGGATCTAGGGGCGGCTTGGTCGAAGCTCGAGGGGGGGACAGGGCGGCTGGCGCTGGTGCTCCACATGGTGGACGGTACGCAGGGGACCGACGGGCCGATCTCCCAGCAGTCGATGCAGCGGGCTGTCAAACTGATGGGGTGGATCAAGCACGAGACGCGTCGCGTCTATGCCAGGCTGGCTGAATCGGAGGATCAGCGGAAGGATCGCGAGCTCGTGGAGCGGATTCAGAAGAACGGCGGAAAGATCAACCCGCGGGAGATGCAGCGTGGTTCGCGCGAATGGCCGACGGCCGATTCCGCGGAGGGTGACCTAGAACGGTTGCAGGGCCGTGGACTCCGTGAGTGGGAGGTGAACCCGCCTTCTGGCAAAGGCGGCCGACCGGGGAGGGTGTTCTATTTGAAGGATCACGACGGCGATGTCGACGGAACCTACCCGCCAGCCGAGGAATAA
- a CDS encoding site-specific integrase, with translation MSWVDHTRKTKTKSARTTDKATAQRIGAKLEGDAALRREGVIDPMADRFSQEGGRPLREHISAYKESLETAQRTSRHIDETIGYLLKIVENGQIETLRQFDASIVDRYAETLRSRGLGARSVQTCLTAAKSFAKWAVATERLSRDPLHYWLSKSPTRSVIAGACDAP, from the coding sequence GTGTCGTGGGTCGATCACACGCGCAAGACCAAGACGAAGAGCGCCCGGACGACCGACAAGGCGACGGCCCAGAGGATCGGCGCAAAGCTCGAAGGCGACGCGGCGTTGCGGCGCGAGGGGGTGATCGATCCGATGGCGGACCGATTCTCCCAAGAAGGAGGGCGCCCACTCCGGGAACACATTTCCGCCTACAAAGAGAGCCTCGAGACGGCGCAGAGGACGTCTCGTCACATCGATGAGACCATCGGCTATCTCTTGAAGATCGTTGAGAACGGCCAGATCGAAACTCTTCGACAGTTCGATGCGTCAATCGTCGATCGTTATGCAGAGACACTACGGTCGCGGGGACTGGGTGCGAGGTCGGTCCAGACGTGCCTGACGGCCGCCAAGTCGTTCGCGAAGTGGGCAGTCGCCACCGAGCGACTCTCCCGCGATCCACTACACTACTGGCTATCAAAAAGCCCAACCCGCAGCGTGATCGCCGGCGCTTGCGACGCGCCCTGA
- a CDS encoding ABC transporter ATP-binding protein: MSTTVLTAASGRPLRVPKASSGPPIELRRVHRWFGDTHAVNDVSFIVEPGEVFGYIGPNGAGKTTSMRILSTLDEPSAGDAFVDGFSVIDDPDRVRSRLGFMPDYFGTYQNVNVWEYLDFFARAYGLRGDERRRAIAETMDFTGLDVLARKPIDGLSKGMKQRLCLGRTMIHDPSVMVLDEPAAGLDPRARIELREMISRLAEAGKAILISSHILTELAEICDRVAIIEHGQLVAVGTVDEISRCVEEEINVRVRVVERESTSGQEAAATWLAKHEHVDRVASTKDGVTFTVMAEATHRDESLARLLAEMVGAGIAVVEFTSRGKSLEDVFLHVTKGRVQ; the protein is encoded by the coding sequence ATGTCGACCACCGTACTGACCGCCGCTTCCGGCAGACCTCTCCGTGTGCCAAAGGCGTCGTCGGGACCGCCGATTGAGCTGCGTCGCGTCCACCGTTGGTTTGGCGACACCCACGCAGTGAACGACGTGTCCTTCATCGTCGAACCGGGTGAGGTCTTCGGGTACATCGGCCCCAATGGCGCTGGCAAGACGACCAGCATGCGGATCCTTTCGACGCTTGATGAACCGTCGGCGGGGGACGCTTTCGTTGATGGCTTCAGCGTCATCGACGACCCCGACCGGGTGCGGTCGCGGCTCGGTTTTATGCCCGACTACTTCGGCACCTACCAAAACGTCAACGTTTGGGAGTACCTCGACTTCTTTGCCAGGGCTTACGGACTTCGTGGCGACGAACGCCGCCGGGCGATCGCCGAGACGATGGACTTCACCGGCCTCGATGTGCTCGCACGGAAGCCGATCGACGGGCTCTCGAAAGGGATGAAACAGCGGCTTTGCCTCGGCCGCACCATGATCCACGACCCGTCGGTGATGGTTCTCGACGAGCCCGCCGCCGGCCTCGATCCTCGTGCTCGCATCGAGTTGCGCGAGATGATCTCGCGGCTTGCCGAGGCGGGTAAGGCGATCCTCATCAGTTCGCACATCCTCACCGAGCTGGCGGAAATCTGCGACCGCGTCGCCATCATCGAGCACGGCCAACTCGTGGCGGTCGGCACGGTCGATGAAATCAGCCGCTGTGTCGAAGAGGAGATCAACGTCCGAGTGCGGGTGGTTGAGAGAGAATCAACCTCGGGTCAAGAAGCGGCGGCGACATGGCTAGCCAAGCACGAGCACGTCGATCGCGTGGCGAGCACTAAGGACGGCGTCACTTTCACCGTTATGGCGGAGGCCACGCATCGCGACGAGTCGCTCGCCAGGTTGCTCGCCGAGATGGTCGGCGCCGGCATTGCGGTGGTTGAGTTTACCTCGCGCGGGAAGTCGCTTGAGGACGTCTTTCTCCACGTCACCAAGGGACGCGTGCAGTGA